A section of the Phoenix dactylifera cultivar Barhee BC4 unplaced genomic scaffold, palm_55x_up_171113_PBpolish2nd_filt_p 000609F, whole genome shotgun sequence genome encodes:
- the LOC120106710 gene encoding protein LNK1-like isoform X2, which produces MLRNLVVNWFVQTENVTWFEFDETGHQMHHQGGERVNEPVALGDFLKTPQYEVGNDDGKSTSSRGSKNNKVLQEKYERAFRPSPKVGSSTVPEGSWSHESRKVVPAICNPNSFRDFTSLASQDDAGLVYVENQYMDRENDILYHDLPDTGSFEDIDRMLRICESTFGQGSSSADELSWFSSSSQSTYGIGDTFKSYSQSSILDPTALNGTLAHHSAITNVFPENNPFADDSDKILGHCYRSFVPVSSGENKSDCTPQEKAYDGDGSTEIKSTLIQVGDENSLNEFSSFEFLQINMHLKKLRRPYLFEGNEKDQLSESTSNMSFCGPGQMQQIADQDNVSSVFSAQPYSSQLFPKQNHVWGSSSSSNMHTFSLRAQLEGSLPLHQDLFAQKTLSILSASDYNPSSSYEVSAHASNYFPQCMENLPVPLSEPPAMMPEEINEKPCLEQILCGASSAKHPSHLSSSTSITSRQEQHHTFQHEIRGDSVQKDVSFKLPAIETDSSTIQESPCMTSGFSDDISLKAISFQQLQDVMLQLDSGTRLCIRDSLYRLAQSAERRHNFISANNSSKERGGGILDTEESNRSAGYITTETETNSIDRSIAHLLFHRPSETVTRSSECATSLESHMIDEQIHGHVQLPGSNS; this is translated from the exons ATGTTGAGGAACTTAGTTGTTAACTGGTTTGTCCAGACGGAAAATGTTACTTGGTTTGAATTTGATGAGACTGGTCaccaaatgcatcatcaaggtGGTGAAAGGGTTAATGAACCTGTAGCATTAGGTGATTTTCTTAAAACGCCACAGTATGAAGTAGGAAATGATGATGGAAAGAGCACAAGCAGCAGAGGATCTAAGAATAACAAAGTTCTTcaggaaaaatatgaaagagctTTTCGTCCTTCTCCAAAGGTTGGAAGCTCCACTGTACCAGAGGGCTCATGGTCTCATGAATCAAGAAAAGTAGTTCCAGCAATTTGTAATCCTAATTCCTTCCGAGACTTCACTTCTTTGGCTTCCCAAGATG ATGCTGGACTTGTTTATGTGGAAAATCAGTACATGGACAGAGAAAATGATATCCTATATCATGATTTGCCTGATACTGGCAGTTTCGAGGATATTGATAGAATGCTTAG gaTTTGTGAATCCACATTTGGGCAAGGAAGCAGCTCTGCAGATGAGCTATCATGGTTTTCATCTTCTTCACAAAGCACCTATGGGATAGGAGATACTTTCAAATCATACTCACAATCTTCAATTTTAGACCCAACAGCTTTAAATGGTACATTAGCACATCACAGTGCAATAACCAATGTTTTTCCTGAAAACAATCCGTTTGCTGATGATAGTGATAAGATCTTGGGTCATTGTTATCGATCTTTTGTACCAGTCAGCAGTGGTGAAAATAAGAGTGACTGTACACCACAAGAAAAG GCATATGATGGGGATGGAAGTACTGAGATTAAATCAACTCTTATACAAGTCGGCGATGAAAATAGCTTGAATGAAT TTTCTTCATTTGAGTTTCTACAGATTAATATGCACTTAAAGAAGCTGCGAAGACCATACTTATTTGAAGGAAATGAAAAAGATCAACTTTCAGAATCTACAAGTAACATGTCTTTCTGTGGCCCTGGCCAAATGCAGCAAATTGCTGATCAGGATAATGTCTCTTCAGTTTTCTCAGCTCAACCTTATTCCTCTCAACTTTTTCCGAAGCAAAATCATGTTTGGGGATCTAGTTCTTCAAGCAACATGCACACCTTCAGTCTTCGTGCACAACTTGAAGGAAGCCTTCCTCTGCATCAGGATCTGTTTGCACAGAAAACATTAAGCATTTTATCTGCAAGTGATTATAATCCTTCCTCCTCTTATGAAGTCTCTGCACATGCTAGCAATTATTTTCCACAGTGCATGGAGAACTTGCCTGTTCCTTTGTCTGAGCCTCCAGCTATGATGCCTGAGGAAATCAATGAGAAACCATGCCTTGAACAGATTTTATGTGGTGCATCGTCTGCTAAGCATCCATCTCACCTGTCTTCATCAACAAGTATAACATCACGTCAGGAACAGCACCATACATTTCAGCATGAAATTAGAGGTGACAGCGTACAAAAGGACGTAAGCTTTAAACTTCCAGCAATTGAGACAGATTCTTCAACCATACAAGAAAGCCCTTGCATGACGTCTGGCTTTTCTGATGATATCTCACTGAAAGCAATTAGCTTTCAACAGCTTCAGGATGTCATGCTTCAG TTGGATAGTGGAACAAGACTATGCATAAGAGATAGTTTGTACCGTTTGGCACAGAGTGCTGAAAGAAGACATAATTTCATTTCTGCAAACAATTCCAgcaaagagagaggaggaggaatttTGGATACAGAGGAATCAAACAG GTCTGCGGGGTATATAACTACTGAAACTGAAACAAATTCAATAGATCGCTCAATTGCACATCTACTTTTCCACAGACCCTCAGAGACTGTGACAAGGTCCAGTGAATGTGCAACGTCACTTGAATCGCATATGATT GATGAACAGATACATGGTCATGTACAACTTCCAGGAAGTAATTCCTGA
- the LOC120106710 gene encoding protein LNK1-like isoform X7 → MLRNLVVNWFVQTENVTWFEFDETGHQMHHQGGERVNEPVALGDFLKTPQYEVGNDDGKSTSSRGSKNNKVLQEKYERAFRPSPKVGSSTVPEGSWSHESRKVVPAICNPNSFRDFTSLASQDDAGLVYVENQYMDRENDILYHDLPDTGSFEDIDRMLRICESTFGQGSSSADELSWFSSSSQSTYGIGDTFKSYSQSSILDPTALNGTLAHHSAITNVFPENNPFADDSDKILGHCYRSFVPVSSGENKSDCTPQEKAYDGDGSTEIKSTLIQVGDENSLNEFSSFEFLQINMHLKKLRRPYLFEGNEKDQLSESTSNMSFCGPGQMQQIADQDNVSSVFSAQPYSSQLFPKQNHVWGSSSSSNMHTFSLRAQLEGSLPLHQDLFAQKTLSILSASDYNPSSSYEVSAHASNYFPQCMENLPVPLSEPPAMMPEEINEKPCLEQILCGASSAKHPSHLSSSTSITSRQEQHHTFQHEIRGDSVQKDVSFKLPAIETDSSTIQESPCMTSGFSDDISLKAISFQQLQDVMLQVSREFTRKYKDRFGSD, encoded by the exons ATGTTGAGGAACTTAGTTGTTAACTGGTTTGTCCAGACGGAAAATGTTACTTGGTTTGAATTTGATGAGACTGGTCaccaaatgcatcatcaaggtGGTGAAAGGGTTAATGAACCTGTAGCATTAGGTGATTTTCTTAAAACGCCACAGTATGAAGTAGGAAATGATGATGGAAAGAGCACAAGCAGCAGAGGATCTAAGAATAACAAAGTTCTTcaggaaaaatatgaaagagctTTTCGTCCTTCTCCAAAGGTTGGAAGCTCCACTGTACCAGAGGGCTCATGGTCTCATGAATCAAGAAAAGTAGTTCCAGCAATTTGTAATCCTAATTCCTTCCGAGACTTCACTTCTTTGGCTTCCCAAGATG ATGCTGGACTTGTTTATGTGGAAAATCAGTACATGGACAGAGAAAATGATATCCTATATCATGATTTGCCTGATACTGGCAGTTTCGAGGATATTGATAGAATGCTTAG gaTTTGTGAATCCACATTTGGGCAAGGAAGCAGCTCTGCAGATGAGCTATCATGGTTTTCATCTTCTTCACAAAGCACCTATGGGATAGGAGATACTTTCAAATCATACTCACAATCTTCAATTTTAGACCCAACAGCTTTAAATGGTACATTAGCACATCACAGTGCAATAACCAATGTTTTTCCTGAAAACAATCCGTTTGCTGATGATAGTGATAAGATCTTGGGTCATTGTTATCGATCTTTTGTACCAGTCAGCAGTGGTGAAAATAAGAGTGACTGTACACCACAAGAAAAG GCATATGATGGGGATGGAAGTACTGAGATTAAATCAACTCTTATACAAGTCGGCGATGAAAATAGCTTGAATGAAT TTTCTTCATTTGAGTTTCTACAGATTAATATGCACTTAAAGAAGCTGCGAAGACCATACTTATTTGAAGGAAATGAAAAAGATCAACTTTCAGAATCTACAAGTAACATGTCTTTCTGTGGCCCTGGCCAAATGCAGCAAATTGCTGATCAGGATAATGTCTCTTCAGTTTTCTCAGCTCAACCTTATTCCTCTCAACTTTTTCCGAAGCAAAATCATGTTTGGGGATCTAGTTCTTCAAGCAACATGCACACCTTCAGTCTTCGTGCACAACTTGAAGGAAGCCTTCCTCTGCATCAGGATCTGTTTGCACAGAAAACATTAAGCATTTTATCTGCAAGTGATTATAATCCTTCCTCCTCTTATGAAGTCTCTGCACATGCTAGCAATTATTTTCCACAGTGCATGGAGAACTTGCCTGTTCCTTTGTCTGAGCCTCCAGCTATGATGCCTGAGGAAATCAATGAGAAACCATGCCTTGAACAGATTTTATGTGGTGCATCGTCTGCTAAGCATCCATCTCACCTGTCTTCATCAACAAGTATAACATCACGTCAGGAACAGCACCATACATTTCAGCATGAAATTAGAGGTGACAGCGTACAAAAGGACGTAAGCTTTAAACTTCCAGCAATTGAGACAGATTCTTCAACCATACAAGAAAGCCCTTGCATGACGTCTGGCTTTTCTGATGATATCTCACTGAAAGCAATTAGCTTTCAACAGCTTCAGGATGTCATGCTTCAG GTCAGTCGAGAATTTACTAGGAAGTACAAGGACCGTTTTGGCAGTGACTGA